The Thermodesulfobacteriota bacterium genome includes a window with the following:
- a CDS encoding CooT family nickel-binding protein yields the protein MCETNAYILKDDKEELLMDSVILLRPEDGKIYLRGLLGKEMYVEADIQEINFLDHRMVLKEK from the coding sequence ATGTGTGAGACAAACGCCTATATCTTAAAAGATGATAAGGAAGAACTTTTGATGGACAGCGTCATTCTTCTCCGTCCGGAAGACGGCAAGATATACCTCCGAGGTCTTCTGGGAAAAGAGATGTACGTAGAGGCTGATATTCAGGAGATAAACTTTCTCGATCACCGTATGGTGCTGAAGGAAAAATAA
- a CDS encoding TonB-dependent receptor plug domain-containing protein, whose translation MYCLWLLVILFTVFLPPASGVAEETKDTASIKEIIVTATKTPQEIENVPASASVVTREDISKRNIQALDQALRELPGVFERRGKGLMDTLAHISLRGLPGKERTAILLDGLPLNDSYTNSVEWAGLPVESVEQIEVVRGPVSALYGGNAMGGVVNIITRMPEKQEILVKAGYGTDQTWSTRLGYGNKVLDKISFRLGAEYLDTDGYPANLVTKTTSVGAGIPVTGWTRTTTSTGSTTYLVGNTGNNTWSQGNFDAKVALDLPNTSKLTLGYVRQQRAYDYDRYESYLRDASGDPVISGSVTFDNPAQKASLSESNFLTGEGKTAADIYTLRIETQPADRCSLKLNASLTDRNKNWYTTPNSSATWDSGTGKVSESPSKTCQAEIQSDLMVAPGNILTVGVSYRQG comes from the coding sequence ATGTATTGTTTGTGGCTTTTGGTCATTCTGTTTACGGTATTTTTACCCCCCGCGTCTGGAGTTGCTGAAGAGACAAAGGACACGGCCTCGATAAAAGAAATAATCGTAACCGCTACCAAGACCCCTCAAGAAATAGAAAATGTCCCGGCCAGCGCCAGCGTGGTAACCAGGGAAGATATCAGTAAGAGAAACATCCAGGCCCTGGATCAGGCCCTGCGGGAACTGCCGGGCGTCTTCGAACGCCGCGGCAAGGGCCTGATGGACACCCTAGCCCATATCTCGCTCCGCGGCCTACCGGGAAAAGAGCGTACCGCTATTTTACTGGATGGTCTTCCATTAAATGATAGTTATACGAATAGCGTGGAGTGGGCTGGGCTGCCTGTCGAATCTGTCGAACAGATTGAGGTCGTCCGGGGGCCTGTATCTGCCCTTTACGGCGGCAATGCCATGGGCGGCGTAGTAAACATCATTACCCGGATGCCGGAAAAACAGGAAATACTGGTCAAGGCCGGATACGGAACCGACCAGACCTGGTCAACCCGCCTCGGTTATGGCAACAAGGTTCTCGATAAAATCAGCTTCCGGCTGGGTGCGGAATATCTTGATACGGACGGTTATCCGGCTAACCTGGTTACCAAGACCACCTCGGTTGGAGCAGGCATTCCGGTTACGGGCTGGACCAGGACCACTACGAGCACAGGTTCTACTACCTATCTCGTTGGCAACACAGGTAATAACACCTGGTCACAAGGCAACTTTGACGCCAAGGTTGCTTTGGACCTGCCCAATACGTCAAAACTTACCCTAGGCTATGTCCGCCAGCAGCGGGCCTATGATTATGACCGATATGAGTCTTATCTGCGGGATGCCTCCGGCGACCCGGTCATCAGCGGATCCGTAACCTTCGATAATCCAGCACAAAAGGCGTCTTTAAGCGAATCCAATTTTCTAACTGGGGAGGGGAAGACGGCTGCGGACATATATACCCTCCGAATTGAGACGCAGCCGGCTGACCGCTGTTCCCTCAAACTGAATGCCAGCCTGACCGACCGAAACAAGAACTGGTATACCACGCCCAATAGTTCAGCCACCTGGGACAGCGGTACGGGCAAGGTCTCGGAATCACCGAGTAAAACCTGCCAGGCCGAAATCCAATCTGACCTCATGGTTGCCCCGGGGAATATCCTTACCGTGGGGGTTTCATACCGACAGGGTG
- a CDS encoding TonB-dependent receptor: ATSEEYNLSFWKDENSKTGLAYCSEGKDRTYALFAQDEWHLPKNLTLFLGLRYDYWKTCDGSYDTDGSGATAEVNYPDRTDESLSPKISLLYKPREMTTLRLSGGTAFRSPNVYNLYRTWVSTTGWTYRGNPNLEPETTASWEVGWEQKTSFGTRFKATYFENYVQDLIYLVTDTSLSKTKTYQNAAKAEVKGVELELRQRINTFLEAFATLTYNDAVITEYPSNPTIEGKQLTYVPKNMYSIGLDFAYRRLKGSIIGRYVGKIYSNDDNTDSFRYVYGSYDPYLVVDAKVSADVTKNIELSLSADNLFDQDYYYYYEAPGTAWFAEMAVRF; encoded by the coding sequence AGGCGACCAGTGAGGAGTATAACCTCTCCTTCTGGAAGGACGAAAATAGCAAGACCGGTCTTGCCTATTGCTCCGAAGGAAAGGATCGTACCTATGCCCTCTTTGCCCAGGATGAATGGCATCTGCCTAAAAACCTGACGCTCTTTCTGGGCCTTCGCTATGATTACTGGAAGACCTGCGACGGCTCTTATGATACGGATGGCAGCGGCGCAACCGCAGAGGTAAACTACCCTGACCGCACCGATGAAAGCCTCTCTCCCAAAATCTCACTCCTCTATAAGCCCCGGGAGATGACTACCCTTCGCCTCTCCGGCGGTACAGCCTTCCGCAGTCCCAATGTCTATAACCTCTACCGGACCTGGGTCTCTACCACCGGCTGGACCTACAGGGGCAATCCGAATTTGGAACCTGAGACTACGGCTTCCTGGGAGGTGGGCTGGGAACAGAAGACCTCCTTCGGAACCCGGTTTAAGGCCACCTATTTTGAAAACTATGTCCAGGACCTGATATACCTCGTCACAGATACTTCCCTATCCAAGACCAAGACCTACCAGAATGCCGCCAAGGCCGAGGTCAAAGGGGTGGAGCTGGAACTGCGGCAGAGGATTAATACTTTTCTTGAGGCATTTGCCACCCTGACTTATAACGATGCGGTTATTACTGAATACCCGTCCAATCCAACCATCGAAGGGAAACAACTGACCTATGTCCCTAAAAATATGTATTCCATTGGACTCGATTTTGCCTACCGGAGGCTTAAAGGAAGCATCATTGGCCGCTATGTCGGGAAGATTTATTCCAACGATGATAACACCGACTCATTCCGGTATGTCTATGGCTCATACGACCCATACCTTGTCGTTGATGCCAAGGTAAGCGCAGATGTGACTAAAAACATCGAGCTGTCACTATCCGCAGATAACCTGTTTGACCAGGATTATTACTACTACTATGAGGCCCCGGGCACTGCCTGGTTTGCAGAAATGGCCGTGAGATTCTAG
- a CDS encoding ABC transporter substrate-binding protein produces MIGVRSQNTAVRSQKGKRLSAFSLKRRLWRMLIPCLIVLFLTSGSWAAVITYKDKLGRAVTIPAPVKRAVFFQTYELIPALGIWDRVIGIARWAYNNDLMKATKPDIEKSVPSPGSGMDVNIETLLKLKPDVVITWTSKPETVRFMEEKGLKVIAIYPESLEEFYAVMRLHGRLFGKEKQAEHCIARMESIFKLIKERVRKIPGDKTKKVLWLGGKPTSVACGIGITDDIFKLIGGVNPAAQIPRRNADVPIERIIAWNPDVIFIWGNAGYQVQDIRNNPQWRSIKATREGRVYKAPEWSTWSPRLAPMALWMAMKTYPEYFRDINLDRVMDEFYKKVFGIAYIRVKKIE; encoded by the coding sequence GTGATAGGAGTCAGAAGTCAGAATACAGCGGTCAGGAGTCAGAAGGGAAAGAGGCTTTCTGCCTTTTCGTTAAAACGCCGCCTGTGGAGAATGTTGATCCCTTGTCTGATTGTGCTCTTTCTAACTTCCGGCTCTTGGGCTGCCGTTATAACCTATAAAGACAAGCTTGGAAGGGCCGTTACTATCCCTGCCCCGGTAAAGCGGGCCGTATTCTTTCAGACATATGAATTAATCCCGGCCCTCGGTATATGGGACAGGGTCATTGGTATTGCCAGGTGGGCGTATAACAATGACTTAATGAAGGCCACCAAACCCGATATTGAGAAGTCTGTCCCTTCGCCCGGCAGCGGCATGGATGTGAATATAGAGACGCTCCTTAAACTAAAACCTGATGTTGTGATTACCTGGACATCTAAGCCGGAGACCGTACGGTTTATGGAGGAAAAGGGGCTAAAGGTTATTGCCATCTATCCGGAGAGCCTTGAGGAATTTTACGCGGTAATGAGGCTACATGGAAGGCTTTTTGGAAAAGAAAAACAAGCCGAACACTGCATTGCCCGGATGGAGAGCATATTCAAACTTATAAAAGAAAGGGTGAGGAAGATACCAGGCGATAAAACAAAAAAGGTCTTATGGCTCGGGGGAAAACCCACCTCTGTGGCCTGTGGCATCGGGATTACAGATGATATCTTCAAACTGATCGGCGGCGTTAATCCGGCCGCTCAAATACCGCGAAGAAATGCCGATGTCCCGATAGAGCGGATAATAGCCTGGAACCCTGATGTAATATTTATCTGGGGGAATGCCGGCTATCAGGTTCAGGATATTCGCAATAATCCGCAGTGGAGGTCTATAAAGGCAACAAGAGAAGGCCGGGTCTATAAGGCCCCGGAGTGGTCCACCTGGTCACCGCGGCTGGCGCCCATGGCCCTGTGGATGGCCATGAAGACCTATCCCGAATATTTCCGGGATATTAATCTGGACAGGGTTATGGATGAGTTTTATAAAAAGGTCTTTGGCATAGCATATATCCGGGTGAAAAAGATTGAGTAA
- a CDS encoding iron ABC transporter permease encodes MSKKALKTIMIMASPFLIGWVALFIGAYNVSPLMVLRVIGSEIWPFLKSPDIEEKAIILDIRLPRILLAGLVGVALSGSGVTLQGIFRNPLVDPFILGISAGAALGCALSVGFFPHLPIQMMAFLFAITAVILAYSIAKIQGEVSRLPLVLSGVIISAFFTAMVSIVKFLVDPHKLQNIVYWLMGSFSLSDWGLVKIAGIGITMGLLPVFLMRWRLNVLSMGEDEASALGVNTKRERIIFIAGSSLAVSIAVSVSGIIGWVGLMVPHLVRMMTGPDHKSLIPLSMAGGAAFMIFADTVARNLTDFDIPVGIITAVTGAPFFIYLMKKGGEESWGR; translated from the coding sequence TTGAGTAAGAAGGCCCTGAAAACAATAATGATAATGGCCTCACCCTTTCTCATAGGATGGGTCGCCCTTTTCATAGGCGCCTACAATGTAAGCCCTCTTATGGTCCTAAGGGTTATCGGTTCGGAAATATGGCCTTTTTTAAAAAGCCCGGATATTGAAGAAAAGGCGATAATCCTGGATATAAGGCTTCCGCGCATACTCCTGGCCGGGCTGGTGGGCGTTGCGCTCTCAGGATCAGGCGTGACCCTCCAGGGAATATTCCGCAATCCACTGGTTGACCCCTTCATACTCGGCATATCGGCCGGCGCAGCCTTGGGGTGCGCCTTATCCGTGGGATTTTTCCCGCACCTGCCTATACAGATGATGGCGTTTTTATTTGCCATAACGGCAGTGATTCTGGCATACTCCATAGCCAAGATACAAGGGGAGGTCTCCAGACTTCCGCTGGTGCTTTCGGGGGTCATCATCTCCGCCTTTTTTACGGCCATGGTCTCTATTGTAAAATTCCTGGTTGATCCCCATAAGCTCCAGAATATCGTTTACTGGCTGATGGGAAGTTTTTCTCTATCGGACTGGGGGTTGGTAAAGATTGCCGGGATAGGCATTACTATGGGACTGCTACCTGTGTTCCTGATGCGTTGGAGGCTCAATGTGCTGAGTATGGGCGAGGACGAAGCCAGCGCCCTGGGTGTGAATACGAAGAGGGAGCGGATTATATTTATTGCCGGATCATCCCTGGCGGTAAGTATTGCCGTATCCGTAAGCGGAATCATTGGCTGGGTAGGGTTAATGGTCCCGCACCTGGTTAGAATGATGACCGGCCCCGACCACAAAAGCCTTATCCCGTTAAGCATGGCCGGAGGGGCAGCCTTCATGATATTTGCCGACACCGTGGCCAGAAATCTGACCGATTTTGATATACCGGTAGGGATAATAACCGCCGTAACCGGAGCCCCTTTTTTTATTTACCTTATGAAGAAAGGCGGAGAGGAGAGCTGGGGAAGATGA
- a CDS encoding ABC transporter ATP-binding protein, with protein MMEIKGLEFHHPHSHDPVLKGISFGVNSGEVTAILGPNGSGKTTLFNCIAGLWRHQKGEIVFQDNNISHLPHEKRAKILAVVPQEHDPPFPYSVLDAVLMGRVSHVGIFATPSKDDYLKAEEAMEAVGIAHLKERAYTRISGGERQLALIARGLAQQPRVMLLDEPTAHLDFRNQIHVLSTIRELTRKENLTTLVTLHDPNLSAMFSDRVILLGQGQIVDEGDPGAVITPENLRQVYDLEVEWIGDNGRRFIYPRLPACH; from the coding sequence ATGATGGAGATTAAAGGGCTCGAGTTCCACCACCCTCATTCCCATGACCCGGTCCTTAAGGGAATCTCCTTTGGAGTAAATAGCGGAGAAGTAACTGCCATCCTGGGCCCGAATGGCTCAGGCAAGACAACGCTTTTCAATTGCATAGCCGGTTTATGGAGACATCAGAAGGGAGAAATAGTATTCCAGGATAACAATATATCGCATCTTCCACACGAGAAAAGGGCAAAGATACTTGCTGTTGTCCCTCAGGAGCACGATCCCCCATTCCCGTATTCTGTTTTGGATGCGGTGCTGATGGGCCGGGTCTCCCATGTAGGTATCTTTGCAACCCCTTCTAAAGATGATTACCTTAAGGCTGAAGAGGCTATGGAGGCCGTGGGGATAGCACACCTGAAGGAAAGGGCATATACACGCATCAGCGGCGGCGAAAGGCAACTGGCGCTTATTGCCCGGGGATTGGCCCAGCAGCCAAGGGTTATGCTTTTGGATGAACCCACCGCCCATCTGGATTTTCGGAATCAGATACATGTACTCAGTACGATTAGGGAACTGACACGGAAAGAGAATCTCACCACCCTGGTCACCCTGCATGACCCAAACCTGTCCGCCATGTTTTCGGACAGGGTAATCCTTTTAGGCCAGGGGCAGATTGTGGATGAAGGGGATCCCGGAGCGGTTATAACCCCTGAAAATCTCCGGCAGGTGTATGACCTGGAGGTGGAATGGATAGGCGACAATGGACGGCGTTTTATTTATCCGCGCCTCCCCGCCTGCCACTAG
- a CDS encoding ATP-binding cassette domain-containing protein, with protein MDRRQWTAFYLSAPPRLPLASVFGHMINIDHITKIYGAIRALDSLTLVIKQGEVFGLLGPNGAGKTTTIKILTTLSKPTSGRAAIGGHDVEKEPLAVKNIIGVAPQEINLDKELTAEQNLRVYGMLHRLDNLGRNIKDILELAGLSERSNHLVRDFSGGMQRRLLIARALLTKPNVLFLDEPTVGLDPQVRRQIWGLVRNLKENGTTVFLTTHYIEEAEALCTRVGILSRGRLIALGTPQELKGEVGGFVLEYQENGNTRYMLCRSREEAHSLSQSKKGPIIIRESNLEDVFIKLTGERIGPAE; from the coding sequence ATGGATAGGCGACAATGGACGGCGTTTTATTTATCCGCGCCTCCCCGCCTGCCACTAGCCTCTGTTTTCGGACATATGATCAATATTGACCACATAACCAAAATCTATGGCGCTATCAGGGCGCTTGACTCCCTCACCCTTGTCATAAAACAGGGCGAGGTCTTCGGCCTTCTGGGACCAAACGGCGCCGGAAAGACGACCACCATCAAGATATTAACCACCCTCAGCAAGCCCACCAGCGGCCGGGCCGCGATCGGCGGGCATGACGTGGAGAAAGAGCCGCTGGCGGTGAAAAACATCATCGGCGTAGCGCCCCAGGAGATCAACCTGGACAAGGAATTGACCGCTGAACAAAATCTCCGGGTCTATGGAATGCTTCACAGATTGGACAACCTTGGCCGGAATATAAAAGATATCCTGGAATTGGCCGGCCTGTCTGAGAGGAGCAACCACCTGGTACGTGACTTTTCCGGCGGTATGCAGCGCCGACTTCTTATTGCCCGCGCCCTTCTCACCAAACCAAATGTGCTTTTTCTCGACGAACCTACGGTCGGACTGGATCCCCAGGTGAGGAGGCAGATCTGGGGCCTGGTCCGTAACCTTAAAGAGAACGGAACCACCGTCTTTCTTACCACGCACTACATTGAGGAGGCTGAGGCCCTTTGCACGCGGGTAGGCATCCTTTCCCGCGGCAGGCTTATAGCCCTGGGAACGCCGCAGGAACTTAAGGGCGAAGTGGGCGGTTTCGTGCTGGAGTATCAGGAAAACGGCAATACCCGATACATGTTATGCCGGAGCCGGGAAGAGGCCCACAGCCTTTCGCAGAGCAAAAAAGGGCCGATAATCATCCGGGAGTCCAACCTGGAAGACGTCTTCATTAAGTTGACCGGGGAGAGGATTGGGCCGGCGGAATAG
- a CDS encoding ABC transporter permease, with amino-acid sequence MSGYYPVFLREMMLFRRRFLRLGYFFSAMFAPLLYLLAFGLGLGHRISIAGGSYLDFLLPGLIAMSSMNNSYTWIATSLTVGRLHFRTFQVFIQSPVSPCAIVMGEVLAGMVRGLFASSMILLVGFFLGSGLYFMPLFIPALLLNCFLFASLGVVSGLRAKSHEDTATFSNFFILPMAFFGGTFFPIEEMPRWLQFVIRILPLAHTNKLMRAKCMGPDCLLSLAVLVIFAVIFFVISVYLVRTYSE; translated from the coding sequence ATGTCTGGATATTATCCGGTTTTTTTGCGTGAGATGATGCTCTTCCGGAGGCGCTTTCTGCGCCTCGGCTATTTCTTCTCGGCCATGTTTGCCCCGCTCCTTTATCTGCTGGCCTTTGGGCTCGGGTTAGGACACAGGATAAGTATTGCCGGAGGAAGCTATCTTGACTTCCTCCTCCCGGGTCTCATCGCCATGAGTTCCATGAATAATTCCTACACCTGGATTGCCACCAGTCTAACTGTAGGCCGGCTCCACTTCCGTACCTTCCAGGTTTTTATCCAATCACCGGTGAGTCCCTGTGCTATTGTCATGGGAGAGGTTTTGGCTGGCATGGTACGGGGTCTTTTTGCCTCGAGCATGATCCTTTTAGTCGGCTTTTTCCTGGGAAGCGGCCTTTATTTTATGCCGCTCTTCATACCAGCCTTGCTCCTCAATTGTTTTCTCTTCGCCTCCCTGGGAGTGGTCTCCGGCCTTAGGGCCAAATCTCACGAAGATACAGCCACCTTCTCCAATTTCTTTATATTGCCCATGGCCTTTTTTGGGGGGACATTCTTCCCGATTGAAGAAATGCCCCGCTGGCTGCAATTCGTCATCCGAATCCTACCCCTGGCCCATACTAATAAGCTCATGCGTGCTAAATGTATGGGGCCTGATTGCCTCTTATCCCTGGCTGTCCTGGTAATCTTTGCCGTTATCTTTTTTGTCATCAGTGTTTATCTGGTGCGGACATACAGTGAATGA
- the mamK gene encoding MamK family actin-like protein: protein MSEKIYMGIDLGTSRSALVSNNGVEKVTLSVVGWPKDLIARQMLKQNLLFGRDALKHRLSLNVVYPLEKGVIKEDEQEKTMAQELIKHLISAVEAPSGAKVYGIIGVPAKASVQNKQVVADIAKSVMDYAAVISEPFAVAYYAGRLDNAMIIDIGAGTVDICRMHGTVPEEEDQITLYKGGDYIDKVFYDTLRSTYSTANFTLNMAREIKERHSFVYNVTRSVSTVFPVNGKPEVFDVTNELKSACESIVPEIVEAVKKLIATYDPEFQEILRENIYLAGGGSQIEGLADMIAAGLADLGGAKVECIDDPLFAGARGALKLAMDMPEEYWMD, encoded by the coding sequence ATGAGTGAAAAAATATATATGGGAATTGACCTCGGAACGTCGAGGAGTGCGCTGGTCTCTAATAACGGCGTAGAAAAGGTAACGCTAAGCGTAGTGGGCTGGCCAAAAGATCTGATCGCCAGGCAAATGTTAAAACAAAACCTGTTGTTTGGACGGGATGCCCTTAAGCACCGTTTATCGCTCAACGTCGTATATCCTCTGGAAAAAGGTGTTATCAAAGAAGACGAGCAGGAAAAAACTATGGCCCAGGAACTTATCAAGCACCTCATCAGCGCCGTGGAAGCTCCCTCCGGGGCCAAGGTTTATGGAATTATCGGCGTACCGGCCAAGGCCAGCGTACAAAATAAACAAGTTGTGGCCGATATTGCCAAGTCAGTAATGGATTATGCAGCGGTAATTTCCGAACCCTTTGCCGTAGCCTATTACGCCGGCAGGTTAGACAACGCTATGATAATCGACATTGGCGCGGGAACTGTGGATATTTGCCGTATGCATGGAACTGTCCCGGAGGAAGAAGATCAGATTACGCTGTACAAAGGGGGAGATTATATTGATAAAGTCTTTTATGACACCCTTAGATCTACATACTCTACGGCCAACTTTACCCTGAACATGGCCAGAGAGATAAAGGAACGTCATTCCTTTGTATATAATGTCACCCGCTCCGTTTCAACCGTCTTCCCGGTCAACGGCAAGCCGGAGGTGTTTGACGTAACCAATGAGTTAAAATCCGCATGTGAAAGTATTGTCCCTGAAATTGTAGAGGCCGTAAAAAAATTAATTGCCACCTATGACCCTGAATTTCAGGAAATACTGAGAGAAAATATCTACCTGGCCGGTGGTGGCAGCCAGATTGAAGGGTTAGCGGATATGATAGCTGCCGGGCTGGCAGATTTAGGTGGTGCCAAGGTAGAATGTATTGATGATCCCCTGTTTGCCGGAGCCAGGGGAGCCCTTAAGCTGGCCATGGATATGCCGGAAGAATACTGGATGGATTAA
- a CDS encoding exonuclease, which translates to MGILSNTVSFCQYQVSGEFPDKDLYEWAADRLAQNAFRAIDQTAEELSFGWVHFDDFSNSSFTTPHAFWRDHYLAFTLRRDQRRVPAVLLKAYQKKAENDYLASNPGLKWVPKDKRHDLRNAVRSALLSKTLPLPAMYDAVWDTRTGVVTFSSLTPKIQELFEHLFERTFQMGLVAIHPFARAERVSDKSLRPALQKANCAPTDAVADLIKGNRWLGLDFLLWLIYQTTNGSSEYTVSQSGLAPQGAPFVAYLNDRFVLLGGGDKGAQKITVAGRQDNFKEALTALQNGKEITEATLYLEKEEHVWRMTLKGETFHFASFKCPSVKLERDELTDESSEREAVFYERMHVLEGGLQLFDSLYNDFLNKRLSQDWEERTRAIWEWLSSGAT; encoded by the coding sequence ATGGGTATTCTTTCCAATACGGTGAGTTTTTGTCAGTATCAGGTCTCAGGTGAGTTCCCTGACAAAGACCTTTACGAATGGGCCGCCGACCGCCTGGCCCAAAATGCTTTTCGTGCCATCGACCAGACAGCCGAAGAACTTTCCTTCGGCTGGGTTCACTTCGATGATTTCTCAAACAGCAGTTTCACCACGCCGCACGCCTTTTGGCGGGATCATTATCTGGCCTTTACGCTTCGCCGGGACCAACGCCGCGTGCCGGCCGTTTTGCTGAAGGCCTATCAGAAAAAGGCCGAAAACGATTATCTCGCCTCCAATCCTGGTCTGAAATGGGTTCCGAAGGACAAGAGGCATGACCTGCGCAACGCGGTGCGTAGTGCTCTGCTCAGCAAGACTTTGCCGCTACCCGCCATGTATGACGCGGTCTGGGATACCAGGACCGGAGTGGTGACGTTCAGCAGCCTGACCCCTAAAATACAGGAACTGTTCGAGCACCTTTTCGAGAGGACCTTCCAGATGGGCCTGGTAGCAATTCACCCGTTTGCACGTGCGGAAAGGGTGTCGGATAAGAGCCTCCGACCAGCCCTGCAAAAGGCCAATTGTGCCCCCACAGACGCAGTAGCGGACCTCATCAAGGGCAACCGGTGGCTGGGCCTGGATTTCTTGCTATGGCTGATTTACCAGACGACGAATGGTTCCTCGGAGTACACGGTAAGCCAGTCCGGTCTAGCTCCCCAGGGCGCGCCGTTCGTTGCCTACCTCAATGACCGCTTCGTCCTCCTTGGAGGAGGCGACAAAGGGGCGCAGAAAATCACTGTGGCCGGGCGCCAGGATAATTTCAAGGAGGCCCTCACCGCCTTGCAAAATGGCAAAGAGATTACAGAAGCGACCCTTTACCTGGAAAAGGAGGAACATGTATGGAGGATGACCCTGAAAGGGGAGACGTTCCACTTCGCCTCGTTCAAGTGTCCTTCGGTAAAACTGGAAAGGGACGAACTTACCGACGAATCAAGCGAGCGGGAAGCGGTTTTCTATGAACGAATGCACGTTCTAGAGGGAGGATTGCAGCTTTTTGACAGTCTCTACAACGATTTTCTCAACAAACGGCTGAGTCAAGACTGGGAGGAGAGAACCAGGGCCATATGGGAATGGTTATCCTCAGGAGCAACTTAA